In the Meiothermus sp. CFH 77666 genome, GATTATGGGGATTCGGGTGGTCGGCCAGGGTGGGCAGAAAGTGTCCCTCCTGCAAGCTTTTATGCGTGAAAGCGCCGGGCGCTGGCTCAACGCTATGGTGCTTAATTTGGGGCTGCTGTTTGTTCTCTGGGACAAAGACCGGCAGGCTCTGCACGACATGGTGGCAGATACCTTTGTGGTGTGGCGAAATCGCCCAGCCTGGTAACACACCCTCGGTAAGAGCATTCCCTAAAACGCACTCCCTCGCCTGGCAAGTGCATTTAGAAGGGACAGTATGCCGCATACCCCGGTTTCAGGTGACGGCCTGGAGCACCGGCACTCGAGCAAGCTCACCTTTCGGCCCGGTACCGATTGCTACACTGGTAAGCCGTGAGCAACAGCAACACCAAGACCCGTACCCAGGCGAAACCGACCACCCGCACCCCGCCCTTGTACAAGGTCTTGTTGCTCAACGACGACTACACCCCGATGGATTTTGTGGTGTATGTTTTGATGCGGTTTTTCAAGAAAAGCGAGGCCGAGGCCACCCGCATCATGCTGCAGGTGCACCACGCTGGGGTAGGGGTTGCAGGAGTTTACCCCTTTGAGATTGCCGAGACCAAGGTTAATCAGGTAATGGACGCCGCCAGCGCCGAGGGACACCCTCTACAGTGCGTTATGGAGCCGGAGTAACAGCGCCGGTGGTTGCCTGCTAACGCCCGATGCACAGCGGTCAATGGTCTATAGCCGATGGTTGAAGGCTGCCCGTATAACTGACTTCTGTTTCGATGGGCTAGACGAGGGTTGACCTGCGGCCTAGGTGTACCCATCACTTTGCACAACAGGGATACTTGATGCTGGCTTTTCAGTATCCAAGGTGCCACCGGCACAAATCATTTGGCCCTGCCAGGTTAGCGTTGTGAGCATGTATCTACCCCCCCATGCGAACCGCTGGTATTTGCTGGCCTTCTGGCTGGCCGTGCTGACCATTGTCTACAACCTCCTCGAGGGGCTGATCTCGGTCTGGTTTGGCCTGGCCGACGAATCGCTTACCCTATTTGGCTTCGGCCTGGATAGCTTTATCGAAATGATCTCGGGTATGGGCATTCTGGCCATGGTACTGCGCATCTGGCGGCACCCTGGAGCCCCCAAAGGTCGCTTCGAGAAAACCGCCCTGCAAATCACCGGCACCGGCTTCTACGGGCTGGTGGTTATTCTCTCGCTGATGGCCATTTACAACCTCGCCACCCAGCACAAGCCCGAAACCACCCTGGCCGGTGTGATCATCGCCATTATCTCCATCTCGCTGATGTGGGCCCTCATTCACTACAAAACCCAGGCCGGCATGGCCCTGGGCTCGGAGGCCATCCTGGCCGATGCCAAGTGCGCTCGAGTCTGCATGTATATGTCGGGGCTATTGCTGGCTTCCAGCCTGATTTACGCCGTTAGTGGCATCTGGTTTGTGGACAGCCTGGGGGCCCTGGGGCTGGCCTACCTGTCCTTTACCGAAGGGCGCGAGGCCTTTGCTAAGGCCAACGGCGCCGAGTGCAGCTGTCATGTAGAGGGCACTTCACATGTATAGAGCCATACGAAAGTAAGAAAGTTTTGTCCTGGACACAACAGTGGCCGCCCTAAAGAGCGGTAAGTCTGTAAAAGACGCGATAGGCCGGTGAGCTGCACAATGGCACAATCTGAGGCCGGCGCCTTGCTAGACTGAACTTGCAGGTATGGAAGCACCCCTGACCCCCGCTTTAGAACAGTCTATTCGACGGGCCCTCCAGATGGCCCTCGAGCGCGGTCACGAGTACGCCGGTTTGGAGCATTTGCTGCTCGCCCTGCTCGACGACCCCGACGCCAGCCGGGTGCTGCGCCATACCCGGGTGAACCTGGAGCACCTGCGAATGCTCCTGGAGGAGTCGCTCCGGCAGTTCGAGAGCACCCCAGGCCAGGAGCCCGAACCCACCACGGCCTTCCAGCGGGTTATTCAGCGGGCGGTTTTGCAGATGCGCTCCGCCGGGCGTGACCAGGCCAACGGCGCTAATGTGCTGGTTGCCATTATGGACGAGCGGCAGTCGGCAGTGTATGCGCTACTGGAGCAACTCGGCGTGACCCGGCTCGACCTGACGGCGGCCATTTCCAGGGGGGCTCTGCCCAAGGGAACCTCTCAACAAATTGAGCCGGTGCAGGTTGGCGAGGAGGGTTCAGGGGTGGCCGAGAACCCCCTGGAGGCTTACTGCACCAACCTGACCGAACGCGCCCGCAAGGGCGAGCTGGATCCCCTCATCGGGCGCGAGCGGGAACTCGAGCGCATGCTGACCATCCTTTCGCGCCGCCAGAAGAACAACCCCCTGCTGGTCGGCGACCCCGGTGTGGGGAAAACCGCCCTGGTGGAGGGGCTGGCGCAGCTCATCGTGGCCCCCTCCAGCAAGGGTGGGAGCGCTCCGTTGCTGCCCGAGCGTATCCGGGGGGCCGAGGTGTTTGCCCTGGACATGGGCAGCCTGCTGGCGGGTACCCGCTACCGGGGCGACTTTGAGGAGCGGGTCAAGGCCGTAATGAAAGCCCTCGAGGCCCACCCCAACGCTATCCTCTTCATAGACGAAATCCACACCATTGTGGGGGCTGGCTCCACTACCGGCTCCACCGTGGACGCCAGCAACCTGCTCAAGCCCGCCCTGACCGGCAAGCTCAAGTGCATCGGGGCCACCACCTTTGCCGAGTACAAACACTTCGAGAAAGACCGGGCCATTGCCCGCCGCTTCCAGAAAATTGACATTGCCGAACCGTCCCACGCCGACGCAGTGAAGATTCTGGAGGGCCTCAAGCCCCGGCTGGAAGCCCACCACCGGCTCACCTACACCAAGCAAGCCCTGGAGCGGGCGGTGGAGCTCTCGGCCCGCCACCTCTCCGAGCGCCGCCTGCCCGACTCGGCCCTGGACGTGCTGGACGAGGCCGGGGCCGCTCAGGCCCTGCTACCCCCTGGCAAGCGCAAGAGCCGTATTGGCGTAGCCGAGGTCGAGGCCACCGTGGCCCGCATCGCCCGTATACCGGCCAAGAACCTGAGCCGCGACGACGAGGTGGTACTTGCCAACCTCGAGCAAGAACTCAAGGGCGCGGTTTTTGGGCAGGATCGGGCGGTGGAAGAGGTCGCCAGCGCCATCAAGCTCTCGAGGGCCGGGCTGCGCGACCCGCAAAAGCCCATGGGCTCGTATCTGTTTGCAGGCCCCACGGGCGTCGGCAAGACCGAGCTGGCCCGCCAGCTGGCCGCCTCGCTGGGGGTGCCGCTGCTGCGTTTCGACATGTCGGAGTACATGGAAAAGCACTCCGTCTCACGTCTGATCGGCGCCCCGCCGGGCTACGTGGGCTTCGACCAGGGCGGCCTGCTGACCGATGCCGTTCTGCAAAACCCTCACTGCGTGCTACTCCTGGACGAGATCGAGAAAGCCCACCCGGACCTTTACGCCATCCTGCTGCAGGTCATGGACTACGGCAAGCTCACCGACCACAACGGCAAAAACGTGGACTTCCGCAGCACCATCCTGATTATGACCACCAACGCCGGGGCTGCCGAGGCCAGCGAGCGCCGGGTCGGCTTTCTGGGCGGCACCCGGGCTGAAGCCAGCGAGGAAGCGCTCAAGCGCATGTTCACCCCTGAGTTTCGCAACCGGCTGGATGCCATTGTGCACTTCGACCCGCTCTCCCCTGCCGTCATGCAGCAGATTGTGGGTAAGTTTTTGCGGCAGCTCGAGGCCCAGCTCAAAGAGCGCAAGGTGGCCCTCGAGGTGCGCCCTGAGACCCTGGCCTGGCTGGCCGAAAAAGGCTACGACCCGCTGATGGGCGCCCGCCCCCTGGCCCGGCTGATTCAGGAAAAAATCAAGAAGCCCCTGGCCGACCTGCTGCTCTTTGGCCCGCTCAAGAACGGAGGACGCCTGGCTATCTTGCGCCAGGGCGAGGAGATAGCGCTCGAGACCGAAGGTGCGAACACTCCGTAAGGCTCGGCCCAACTCACGGTAGGGCATGGGGGTCTCGTCCATCATCCAGGATGTTTTCGTCGGCCTCCCGGCATTGGGCGGGTTTGCCAAAGACACGATTTCGCACAGACTTCTCTTCACGCCCGGTAGAACCTGCATCTATTGAAGCTAAACAGGCACTACAGCATCCATCCAGGGGTGGACGAGTGGGCCGGCTATTTGGGTTATGCTCAGCCCATGAACATTCTGCTTTTAGGGGGCACCCGCTTTGTGGGTCGGCACATTGCCGAGGCGGCCTTGCGGCGCGGCCATACCGTCAGCACCTTCACGCGTGGCACCAACCCCCTCCCCGGCACCGAGTCGCTGGTGGGAGACCGTCAAAAAGGCGACCTGAAGGCCCTCCAGGGTCGTACCTGGGATGCCGTGGTAGACGTGAACGCTTACCGACCCCGCGAAGTGCGCGAGGCCATTGGTGTACTGAAGGGTCGGGTCGGGCGCTATGCTTTCATCTCCACGGTCTCGGTCTATCAGGAGTCCAGCGAGCCACTGGACGAAACCTCACCCCTGCAAGCCCTGGCCGATCCCACGGTTGAAGAGGTCACCGGCGAAACCTACGGCGGGCTCAAGGTGTTGTGTGAGCTCGAGGTGGAGCGGGCCTTTGGTAGCCAGAGCCTGGTTGTGCGCCCCCATCTGGTGGTAGGGCCACACGACCCCACCGACCGCTTCACCTACTGGCCGCGCCGCTTTGCCGGGGGAGGCCAGCTGCTGGTACCAGGAAAGCCCGAGCACACCCTTCAGTTTGTGGATGCCCGCGACCTAGGCCAATTTGTGGTGCTGGGCCTGGAAAAAGGGTTGAGCGGGGCCTACAACGGGGCTTCTACCCCGGTGTCCTGGGGCAGCCTGGTCGAAGCCTGTCAGCAAGCCGCCCCCCACCCAGCCGAGGCCGTCTGGGCCGATGAACAGTGGCTACTAGAGCAACAAGTAACGCCCTGGGCCGACCTGCCCGCCTGGATTCCTTCCTTTGCGCCCGGACGCGGGATCGCGCAAACCCAGAACACCAGGGCCCAGGCTGCCGGTTTTACCATGCGACCCCTCGTGCAAACCGTGCAGGACATTCTGGCCTGGGACACAACCCGCACAGAACCCCTCAAGGCTGGCCTGAGCCGGGAGCGGGAACTCGAGCTCATCCAACGCTGGCTGGCATAGAGCGGTTACTACAAATACCCAGTACGACAGTTTTTGCCGCGCTGGGTACATTTGGTACAGGTAAAAAAAAGGGGGCCTAGCGGCCCCCAGGAATTTTCGAGCTAAATACAGACCCGGTCTCAGGCCCGGGCTTTGCTGATCAGTTCGGCAAAGGCCTCGGGCTGGCGTACGGCGATATCGGCCAGAATCTTGCGGTCGAGCTCGATACCGGCTTTTTTCAGGCCGTGCATAAAAACGCTGTAGCTCAGGCCATGCTGGCGGGCCGCAGCGTTGATACGCACGATCCACAGGCGACGCATATCGCCCTTGCGCTTGCGGCGGTCGTTGAAGGAGCGCATGGCCCCGCTGAACAGGGTTTCGCGGGCCTTGCGAACGCTCTTGGAGCGCAGGGCATAGAAGCCCTTGGCACGCTTGAGGATGGCTTTGTGTTTACGGCGACGGACTACACCGGTCTTGGCGCGTGGCATTCAATATCACCTCTCCTTATACGTCGTAGGGCATGAGCTGGTGGACACGGCGCTCTTCGCCCTTGGAGAAGGTGAAGTCGCGCCCCTTCTGACGGCGGCTGCTGCCCGACTTGTGCCAGTTGAGGTGGCGTTTTCCCGGCTTTTTGCCAACAACCTTGCCAGTAGCCGTGATCTTTACACGGTTTTTGGCGCCCTTGTGGGTCTTCATCTTGGCCATTGTGTGCTCCTGTATCTGCGGCCTGAGTGCCTCCGAAGAGGGCTTGTAAACTCGGCAGCCTTGTAAGTATAGCACCCCTTCACATCATTTGCCAACGAAAATTCGAAAAAACGGGCGTAAACAATACCCGACCTCACCAGGGCCGGGTCAACTTTTTGGCAGTCTGGGCAACAAATAAACCCTAGGTGGGGTTGCCAGACGAAGCGGCAGGGGCCACCGGGGCCGAGGGCTTGGAGCCTGGCGCCATAACCATGTTCATGTCGCGGCCCAGCATTTCCGGGCGCATTTCCACAAAGCCAATCCCCTCGAGGTCTTTGGCAATGCGCTCGAGGAGCCTGTAACCAAGTTCCTGGTGAGCCATCTCACGCCCACGGAACATGATCGTAACTTTGACCTTGTGCCCCTCCTCGAGGAAGCGCCGAATATGCCCAACCTTGGTGTTGTAGTCGTGGGCCTCGATTTTTGGGCGCAACTTCATGCTCTTGAGTTCGGTGCGCTTGGCTTTTTTGCGGGCCTCTTTCTCGGCCTGCTGTTGCTCATAGCGCCACTTGCCGTAGTCGAGCAATCTGGCCACAGGTGGAACGGCGTTGGGCGAAACCAACACCAGGTCGTATTCGCGCTCTTTGGCCATGCGCAAGGCTTCGCGGGTGTCCACCACCCCTACCTGGTTTCCTTGCTCGTCAATCAGGCGTACCTGACGCACCCGAATTCGTTCATTTACTGGAACATCTCTGGTTATAACTTCACCTCCGCAAGCAACAAACCCGGCTGAGTTTGGTCACCTACGCCCTCGAGTGTACACAAAAAGCGGGTCAAGGGGCAACGTGAAAAGCAAGGCCGCAAAAAATGGGTTGGGTTTTTCACTCATATACCAACTTCACCTGAACACTCAGCTATGATGAGCCCCCACACTCGGCGAACCCGCAGGGCCGAAAGCCGAAAGCTCAGGGCCAAAGGCTCTGCGGGTAGTACGCAGGTCGTTGACATGGCTAGCCCCTATGATGCGCGTTCAACTAAAGCTGGCATCACTGGCATGAAGTTGGCTCTCCTGACCAGGCTCCAAACGTTAGCATGTTGGGTATGACCGTACTCACCTCCAATCACGAGGGTATCCGGCTGCTCACCCTGAACGACCCCGAAAGGCGCAACCCACTCTCCCCCCCGCTGGTAAAGGACTTGCTGCGAGAGCTGGACGCCGCCGAACAAGACCCCAGCACCAGGGCAGTGGTGCTGACCGGCGCGGGCCTGGCTTTCAGCGCCGGGGCCGACCTGGACTTCTTGAAGGGTGTCACCACCGCCGGGGCCGAGGCCAACTATGCTCACTCCCGCGAGCTGATGCGCCTGTTCCACCGCGTCTACACCTTTCCCAAGCCCACCCTGGCCGCCATCAACGGCCCAGCAGTTGCCGGAGGGGCCGGGCTGGCCACCGCCTGCGACCTGGCCGTAATGAGCGAGGAGGCCAAAATTGGTTATACCGAGGTGAAGATTGGCTTCGTAGCCGCGCTGGTGGGGGTGATTCTGGTGCGCAATGTGGGGGAGAAGCACGCCAAGGAGCTCTTGCTAACAGGCAGGCTGGTATCGGCCCCGGAAGCCTACCGGATGGGGCTGGTGAACCGAATCGTGCCCGCCGAGCAACTCCTGGACGAAGCCCTGGCGCTGGCCCAGGAAGTTGCCGCCAATGCCCCCACCTCGCTGTCGCTCAGCAAGGAGTTGCTGAATGCCCTGCCGGGAATGGGCCTCGAGGACGGCTTCCGGCTGGCCTCCATCGCCAATGCCTGGGTGCGCGAGACCGGCAACCTGGCCGAAGGCATCGCCGCGTTTTTTGAGAAGCGACCACCCCGCTTTTAGCGTTTCTTCAAGGCCCGCAGCCGTTCAGCGGCTTCGGCGGCGCTGATCTGGCCTTTTTCCAGCGCCGCCAGGATGGCCTCTTTTTCTTCGGGGGATGAGCCGGTCTCGGGAGCGTCCTGGTATTCGTACCCCAGCACCCGGAGCAGGCCCTCGAAACGGGCCCGGATGGTGGGGTACGAGAGCCCCAGAATCCGCTCCACCTCCTTCAGGTTGCCCCGCACCTTGATGTACAGGCGCAAAAACTCCAGGTGTTCGGGGGGCAACAGGGCAAACTCGTTGGGCTGAAACTCGCCCCGAACCTCGCTGCGGCAATCTGAGCAGACCAGTCCGGTCACGTGCAGACGCCCGTTGCAGCCCGGTACGGGGCATTGGGTCGGCATGGGAAAGACTCTCATAGGGACTCCCATAATTCACCACAAACCGATCTTGACGTACACCTGCTTGGGAGCGTTGGAATCGAAGGCTTTGGGCTTGACCTCCACCTCTACCAGGGCAAAAGGCGGCATCTTCCGCAGTTCCCAGGTCTGGCCCCGCAGGGCCTCCAGGGCATGCAGGGCAAAAGCGAGCTGGGGGTCGCGGCTTTGGGTTCTTCGGAGAATCCACAGGCCCATCATCAGGAAAAACTCGAGCATCACCAGGGGGGCGAACAAGAAGATGGGCAACGGGATTTCTTGCACCCGCACCCAGATGTACACAAACCGGGGGCGAACCAGGCTCAGCTTCGAGAACCAGTCTGCGCTGGGGGTCGCTTTCAACACTGCCACCATACTATGATCTCCGTCCCGCGCCAGGGAGGGGCCCAAGACCCACCCCAACCCTCAGACCACCTCAATCAAGACCCGCATGGGGCCGGTCATCTTGGTTTCGCCCTCGCTCACCTTGGCCACGTCGCTGATTTCCACATCTACCAGGCGGCCCTCCGGTAGCTCGCCCTTGAGCATGTCCAGGATGCCCGCAATATCAATGCCCTGGGCGTTCAACTGCTGCTTGGCCTCGGGGGGGATGAAGTTGGAGGCGAACCTGGCCAGGGCCGCAGGCACATTGACCTTGACCTTGACATCCTCTCCGTCCACCACAATGCGAATCATCCTGGCGAGGCCTTTAGGGGGGGGTGGGGTGGTAGCCACCGCGTAAGCGTAGCCTGCACTGGGGGCCGCCGTCTGGGGTCGCCCAGAGTCCATTGCTTCCAATAGGCGAATGGCCTCCTCGGCGGTAATTTTGCCTTCCTTGACCATATCCATGATGCGCTTTTTGTCTTCCATACAGGGCTCCTTAGCGAATCGCAAAGAAAAAACCGTGGGTAAAGGGCCTTTGGCCGATGGGGTCATGGCCTACCTCGCCTTGACTTCCAGGTTGCCCATGCGTACCGAGACCTCGAGGCTGGCCCTTCCCTCCCCTAGCTGCCCTTTGGCCCCGTTCGGGGTGCGATCAAACCCTCTAATTTCCTGGTTGCCCAGGCTCACGCTGGGGCTGAGCCGGACGCTGCTTCCGGGCAGCAGGTCTAGCTCGACATTGCCCATCGAGGCCCGCAGGCGGTGCTGACCGTCCCGTAGCAGAAGGGAGCCCTCCACGTTGCCTGCCGTGACCTCGAGGTTGAGCCCCTCCACGGCCTGAAGCTCGACATTGCCCGCCGCCACCCGGCCCTTCAAAAAGGCAATGCCCTCCGCTTCGAGCTGGGCGGCTTTGCTATCTATCTCCAAACCCCAGCCCGGCGGAAGGCGCAGTTCCAGCGAACCCACCCGACCTATGAGACCGCCCAAAAAGCTGCCCCCCGCCATCTCGGGCCACACTTCCAGGTCGGGCCCCGCCGAGCGCACTTCCGCCGGGCCCTCGACCACAGGCATCTGGAGGCTCTCGTCGAGCCGGGCCTCGAGCTGACCTGCCGTGAGCCGA is a window encoding:
- the infC gene encoding translation initiation factor IF-3, whose protein sequence is MTRDVPVNERIRVRQVRLIDEQGNQVGVVDTREALRMAKEREYDLVLVSPNAVPPVARLLDYGKWRYEQQQAEKEARKKAKRTELKSMKLRPKIEAHDYNTKVGHIRRFLEEGHKVKVTIMFRGREMAHQELGYRLLERIAKDLEGIGFVEMRPEMLGRDMNMVMAPGSKPSAPVAPAASSGNPT
- the rplT gene encoding 50S ribosomal protein L20, with amino-acid sequence MPRAKTGVVRRRKHKAILKRAKGFYALRSKSVRKARETLFSGAMRSFNDRRKRKGDMRRLWIVRINAAARQHGLSYSVFMHGLKKAGIELDRKILADIAVRQPEAFAELISKARA
- the rpmI gene encoding 50S ribosomal protein L35, translated to MAKMKTHKGAKNRVKITATGKVVGKKPGKRHLNWHKSGSSRRQKGRDFTFSKGEERRVHQLMPYDV
- the clpS gene encoding ATP-dependent Clp protease adapter ClpS — encoded protein: MSNSNTKTRTQAKPTTRTPPLYKVLLLNDDYTPMDFVVYVLMRFFKKSEAEATRIMLQVHHAGVGVAGVYPFEIAETKVNQVMDAASAEGHPLQCVMEPE
- a CDS encoding NAD-dependent epimerase/dehydratase family protein; the protein is MNILLLGGTRFVGRHIAEAALRRGHTVSTFTRGTNPLPGTESLVGDRQKGDLKALQGRTWDAVVDVNAYRPREVREAIGVLKGRVGRYAFISTVSVYQESSEPLDETSPLQALADPTVEEVTGETYGGLKVLCELEVERAFGSQSLVVRPHLVVGPHDPTDRFTYWPRRFAGGGQLLVPGKPEHTLQFVDARDLGQFVVLGLEKGLSGAYNGASTPVSWGSLVEACQQAAPHPAEAVWADEQWLLEQQVTPWADLPAWIPSFAPGRGIAQTQNTRAQAAGFTMRPLVQTVQDILAWDTTRTEPLKAGLSRERELELIQRWLA
- a CDS encoding enoyl-CoA hydratase/isomerase family protein — its product is MTVLTSNHEGIRLLTLNDPERRNPLSPPLVKDLLRELDAAEQDPSTRAVVLTGAGLAFSAGADLDFLKGVTTAGAEANYAHSRELMRLFHRVYTFPKPTLAAINGPAVAGGAGLATACDLAVMSEEAKIGYTEVKIGFVAALVGVILVRNVGEKHAKELLLTGRLVSAPEAYRMGLVNRIVPAEQLLDEALALAQEVAANAPTSLSLSKELLNALPGMGLEDGFRLASIANAWVRETGNLAEGIAAFFEKRPPRF
- a CDS encoding DUF2089 domain-containing protein, producing MRVFPMPTQCPVPGCNGRLHVTGLVCSDCRSEVRGEFQPNEFALLPPEHLEFLRLYIKVRGNLKEVERILGLSYPTIRARFEGLLRVLGYEYQDAPETGSSPEEKEAILAALEKGQISAAEAAERLRALKKR
- a CDS encoding cation transporter, with amino-acid sequence MYLPPHANRWYLLAFWLAVLTIVYNLLEGLISVWFGLADESLTLFGFGLDSFIEMISGMGILAMVLRIWRHPGAPKGRFEKTALQITGTGFYGLVVILSLMAIYNLATQHKPETTLAGVIIAIISISLMWALIHYKTQAGMALGSEAILADAKCARVCMYMSGLLLASSLIYAVSGIWFVDSLGALGLAYLSFTEGREAFAKANGAECSCHVEGTSHV
- the clpA gene encoding ATP-dependent Clp protease ATP-binding subunit ClpA; protein product: MEAPLTPALEQSIRRALQMALERGHEYAGLEHLLLALLDDPDASRVLRHTRVNLEHLRMLLEESLRQFESTPGQEPEPTTAFQRVIQRAVLQMRSAGRDQANGANVLVAIMDERQSAVYALLEQLGVTRLDLTAAISRGALPKGTSQQIEPVQVGEEGSGVAENPLEAYCTNLTERARKGELDPLIGRERELERMLTILSRRQKNNPLLVGDPGVGKTALVEGLAQLIVAPSSKGGSAPLLPERIRGAEVFALDMGSLLAGTRYRGDFEERVKAVMKALEAHPNAILFIDEIHTIVGAGSTTGSTVDASNLLKPALTGKLKCIGATTFAEYKHFEKDRAIARRFQKIDIAEPSHADAVKILEGLKPRLEAHHRLTYTKQALERAVELSARHLSERRLPDSALDVLDEAGAAQALLPPGKRKSRIGVAEVEATVARIARIPAKNLSRDDEVVLANLEQELKGAVFGQDRAVEEVASAIKLSRAGLRDPQKPMGSYLFAGPTGVGKTELARQLAASLGVPLLRFDMSEYMEKHSVSRLIGAPPGYVGFDQGGLLTDAVLQNPHCVLLLDEIEKAHPDLYAILLQVMDYGKLTDHNGKNVDFRSTILIMTTNAGAAEASERRVGFLGGTRAEASEEALKRMFTPEFRNRLDAIVHFDPLSPAVMQQIVGKFLRQLEAQLKERKVALEVRPETLAWLAEKGYDPLMGARPLARLIQEKIKKPLADLLLFGPLKNGGRLAILRQGEEIALETEGANTP